The following are encoded together in the Pleurocapsa sp. FMAR1 genome:
- a CDS encoding Asr1405/Asl0597 family protein — translation MINNDRESYPQSRKKANLEPSCHLEQNKLSQVLAVKWSSRWDVFRRLKELEINCQCSTNEPLLVHLHSPATAIQIWSVVRQFNGSRQELIGCLDDCWQIRYDRRSK, via the coding sequence ATGATTAACAACGATCGCGAATCCTATCCCCAAAGTCGAAAAAAAGCCAATCTAGAACCCTCTTGTCATTTAGAACAGAATAAACTTAGTCAGGTTTTAGCGGTTAAGTGGTCTTCACGCTGGGATGTATTTCGTCGCCTCAAGGAATTAGAGATTAATTGCCAGTGTTCAACCAATGAGCCTTTGCTGGTTCATTTGCATAGTCCAGCTACTGCTATACAAATTTGGAGTGTAGTTAGACAATTTAATGGATCTCGTCAGGAATTGATTGGATGCTTAGATGATTGCTGGCAGATAAGGTACGATCGTAGAAGCAAATAA
- a CDS encoding (2Fe-2S) ferredoxin domain-containing protein yields MKKAGNAVSSFNLSGKLSKIKLEKNKIKYIKLATEQNKVWIKVSKKLRKQISQLPLESKLEVAGKLKQYSKTGKVKYKAQTITLVPQNLEQSAKIKTKQVSLLPVFDSKTKSKAKVLICQKSNCWKKGGQQVFEELESVLSDRNLSEQISIKKTGCLNKCKKAPNLVMLPDKAHYTKVKPKQVADFVDKHLIAES; encoded by the coding sequence ATGAAAAAAGCAGGTAATGCAGTCTCTTCTTTTAATCTCAGTGGAAAATTGAGCAAAATTAAGCTTGAGAAAAATAAAATTAAATACATTAAGCTGGCTACCGAGCAAAATAAAGTTTGGATCAAGGTCAGCAAAAAGCTGAGAAAGCAGATTTCACAACTACCCCTTGAGTCTAAGCTAGAGGTAGCAGGAAAGCTTAAACAATATTCCAAAACGGGTAAGGTCAAATACAAAGCCCAAACTATTACTTTAGTGCCTCAAAACCTGGAGCAATCTGCCAAAATCAAAACTAAGCAGGTTTCTTTGCTGCCTGTGTTTGACAGCAAAACAAAATCCAAAGCTAAAGTGTTGATCTGCCAAAAATCCAACTGCTGGAAAAAAGGTGGTCAACAAGTCTTTGAAGAATTAGAATCCGTATTGAGCGATCGCAATTTAAGCGAGCAGATTTCGATTAAAAAAACAGGCTGTTTAAACAAATGCAAAAAAGCTCCTAATTTAGTCATGCTCCCTGACAAAGCTCATTACACCAAGGTTAAACCAAAGCAGGTTGCCGATTTTGTTGATAAGCATTTAATTGCTGAATCTTGA
- a CDS encoding DUF389 domain-containing protein, translating into MRQLLIEVQLGKGKKIIELAEQEFQGANLSQTAANTSRGEIDLVIAYVPNSQVEKFLGELEDFEDLHVTLIPRGVMPLRPPVDEVPDKVIDVEPKSPLEVFLAGLQSVGSWKGFIAYAIAGGIIVWIGLYTNSSFLLVAAMLIAPFAGPAMNFAIATARGDGLLLKKSLVRYVTAILVTATVTCLLSLILSQDLASNSMVESSKVSSVSVLLPLVGGAAGALNLVQSERSSLVSGTAVGMLVAAALAPPAGTLGMAVALGMWSMTFNCGFLLILQLIGINLAAAIVFRIYGLSSQGARYKRGSKWIFPVTLAITSTALAILLSVQFSLDPDLQRSSLEQRANAEVQKVVNNSDLGKLVKSSVSFTRADIKDQNTLLCLIYVQRPQNITLSDRQISDRLTEKVQNSLVQKDFKATPLVSVNVLKSPSY; encoded by the coding sequence ATGCGACAGCTACTGATTGAGGTACAGCTTGGGAAAGGGAAGAAGATTATCGAATTAGCCGAACAAGAGTTTCAAGGAGCTAACTTAAGTCAAACAGCAGCAAATACCTCTAGAGGAGAGATCGATTTAGTAATAGCTTATGTTCCTAACTCTCAGGTAGAGAAATTTCTCGGAGAATTAGAAGACTTTGAAGACCTTCACGTTACTTTAATTCCTCGTGGAGTAATGCCTCTTAGACCTCCTGTGGATGAAGTTCCTGACAAAGTGATTGATGTTGAACCCAAAAGTCCTTTAGAAGTATTTTTAGCTGGTTTACAAAGTGTAGGCTCTTGGAAAGGTTTTATCGCTTATGCCATAGCTGGCGGAATTATCGTCTGGATTGGTTTATATACTAACAGCAGCTTTCTTTTGGTGGCAGCAATGTTAATTGCTCCTTTTGCTGGTCCGGCGATGAATTTTGCGATCGCCACTGCTAGGGGAGACGGTTTATTACTCAAAAAAAGTTTAGTTCGCTATGTAACTGCAATCTTGGTAACTGCTACGGTGACTTGTTTACTGAGCTTAATTTTGAGTCAAGATCTAGCTTCTAATTCAATGGTAGAAAGTAGCAAGGTTTCTTCTGTGTCGGTTTTGCTACCTTTAGTTGGTGGTGCTGCGGGAGCTTTAAATTTAGTGCAGTCAGAACGGAGTAGTTTAGTTTCGGGGACGGCGGTAGGAATGTTGGTTGCTGCTGCTTTAGCACCGCCTGCGGGAACTCTAGGAATGGCAGTTGCTTTGGGGATGTGGAGCATGACCTTTAACTGTGGATTTCTTTTGATTTTGCAGTTAATAGGGATTAATCTAGCTGCTGCGATTGTTTTTCGTATCTATGGATTGTCCTCCCAAGGAGCGCGCTACAAACGAGGAAGTAAGTGGATTTTTCCCGTCACTTTAGCTATTACATCTACGGCATTAGCTATTTTATTGAGCGTGCAGTTTTCTCTCGATCCAGATTTGCAACGCTCTAGTTTAGAACAGCGTGCCAATGCTGAGGTTCAGAAAGTTGTTAACAATAGCGATTTAGGTAAGTTAGTTAAATCCAGCGTTAGTTTTACTAGAGCCGATATTAAGGATCAAAATACCTTGTTGTGTTTGATTTATGTCCAACGTCCACAAAATATTACCTTATCCGATCGACAAATAAGCGATCGCTTAACAGAAAAAGTACAAAATAGTCTTGTACAAAAGGATTTCAAGGCGACACCTTTAGTCAGCGTTAACGTATTAAAGTCACCTAGTTATTGA
- a CDS encoding DUF3143 domain-containing protein produces MSLPEADTPLYNHSLPTIEDWLRGQGCNQDRENLHCWYLDKFAWKAEICLDVEELTVRYYDAKEASQNLSRSFKYSLSRQDIEEAVFSGP; encoded by the coding sequence ATGAGTTTACCAGAGGCAGACACCCCTTTATACAATCACAGCTTACCAACCATCGAAGACTGGCTACGAGGTCAAGGGTGTAATCAAGATCGAGAAAATCTTCATTGCTGGTATCTTGACAAATTTGCTTGGAAAGCAGAGATTTGTTTAGACGTGGAAGAACTGACCGTACGCTATTACGATGCAAAAGAGGCAAGTCAAAACCTTAGTCGTTCATTTAAATATTCTTTGAGTCGCCAAGACATTGAAGAGGCGGTTTTCTCAGGGCCATAA
- a CDS encoding EAL domain-containing protein translates to MAMNNLGFKLPNLLELFVRHTPAAIAMLDREMRYLVISDRWIEDYQLKEKNIIGRTHYEIFPELPERWKQDHRDCLAGKVEFLKSEEDSFVRPDGRVDWLRWELRPWHDLEGKIAGLVMLCEVITERKLLEQKLQKNEAQMRAMFEAMTDLVLTIELVNDSIQILPREFYNSNYGNAHHQTIEQTDAQLFHGAEAENYRSLIRQVLQTQQAINLEYSLKLNNSLDWFSVNISPVSETIVIWVARNINHRQEMEQNLFAEKELAQVTLKSIGDAVITTDALGKVKFVNSVAERLTGWGTAEAQGKPIAKIFQIINQHTREPVVNPVDLVLRENHIYELASDTVLIARGGSEYAIEDSAAPIQDRQGNLIGAVIVFHDVTEARSLAHELSWQATHDTLTGLYNRRKFEQQLDSAIQESQANKIDHALCYLDLDRFKIVNDTCGHAAGDELLKQVTKLLKQRIRSSDIFARLGGDEFGLLLHQCPIQTAQTIANQLRQLIHDFRFSWEDKIFKIGVSIGLVAIDSTTTNLASLLNKADAACYAAKESRNCVHLYYEDIIVAQQWGQRQWIAILNRALEEDLCLDARTYDPAQHRFCLYAQKIVNLKDNGDRTHYEILLRLIGESEEIIVPGAFLPAAERYDLMPAIDRWVVTTFFASYEAYCQSRQEQNLKHPTNVYTINLSGASINNQEFATFLQEQFDCYAIPPETICFEITETVAISNLGKAVTLIKQLKKLGCSIALDDFGSGMCSLTYLKNLPVDYLKIDGSFIKNIANDPVDYATVECFNHISQIMNIKTIAEFVEDDVILQNLKQIGIDYAQGYEIEKPQPLIFN, encoded by the coding sequence ATGGCAATGAATAATCTAGGCTTTAAACTACCTAACCTACTAGAGCTTTTCGTCCGTCACACTCCAGCAGCGATCGCCATGTTAGATCGAGAAATGCGTTATTTGGTTATAAGCGATCGCTGGATTGAAGATTATCAGCTAAAAGAAAAAAATATTATTGGGCGAACTCATTATGAAATTTTCCCCGAACTCCCCGAACGCTGGAAACAAGATCATCGAGACTGTCTAGCGGGAAAGGTTGAGTTTCTCAAAAGTGAGGAAGATAGTTTTGTTCGACCTGATGGCAGAGTTGACTGGTTGCGCTGGGAACTACGCCCTTGGCATGATTTGGAAGGTAAAATCGCTGGTTTAGTGATGCTTTGTGAAGTAATTACCGAGAGAAAACTACTAGAGCAAAAATTACAAAAGAACGAAGCTCAAATGCGCGCTATGTTTGAAGCCATGACTGACTTGGTTTTAACTATCGAGTTGGTTAATGATTCAATTCAAATTTTACCAAGGGAATTTTACAATTCAAACTATGGTAATGCTCACCATCAAACAATCGAACAAACTGATGCTCAATTATTTCATGGTGCTGAAGCCGAGAATTATCGCAGCCTGATACGACAAGTTTTGCAGACTCAGCAAGCCATTAACCTTGAATACAGTCTTAAGCTCAATAATTCTTTGGACTGGTTTAGCGTCAATATTTCCCCCGTATCTGAAACTATCGTTATTTGGGTGGCTCGTAATATCAACCATCGCCAAGAAATGGAACAAAACCTTTTTGCCGAAAAAGAGCTAGCTCAAGTTACCTTAAAATCCATCGGCGATGCAGTCATTACCACTGATGCTTTAGGTAAAGTAAAATTCGTTAATTCAGTAGCAGAGCGATTAACTGGCTGGGGGACAGCAGAAGCTCAAGGAAAACCAATAGCCAAAATTTTTCAAATTATCAACCAACATACCAGAGAACCTGTAGTTAATCCTGTAGATTTGGTTCTACGAGAAAATCATATCTACGAGCTTGCTAGTGATACTGTGTTAATCGCCCGTGGTGGAAGTGAATATGCCATTGAAGACTCAGCAGCACCAATTCAAGATCGTCAAGGTAACCTTATTGGTGCGGTCATTGTCTTCCACGATGTGACTGAAGCTCGCAGTTTAGCTCACGAATTATCTTGGCAAGCTACTCACGATACTTTAACTGGGTTATATAATCGACGCAAATTTGAGCAACAATTAGATTCAGCAATTCAAGAATCTCAAGCTAATAAAATAGACCACGCTCTTTGTTATTTAGATTTAGATAGATTTAAAATTGTCAACGATACTTGCGGTCATGCTGCTGGAGACGAATTACTAAAACAGGTAACTAAGTTACTGAAGCAAAGAATTCGTAGTTCGGATATTTTTGCTCGTTTGGGAGGAGATGAATTTGGACTTTTACTTCATCAATGTCCGATACAAACAGCGCAAACAATTGCTAATCAACTCAGACAATTAATTCACGACTTTCGCTTTTCTTGGGAAGATAAGATATTTAAGATTGGAGTTAGTATTGGTTTGGTTGCTATAGATTCAACCACAACCAACTTAGCCAGTTTATTAAATAAGGCTGACGCAGCTTGCTACGCAGCTAAAGAAAGTCGTAACTGCGTCCATCTTTACTACGAAGATATTATAGTTGCCCAACAATGGGGACAAAGACAGTGGATTGCCATATTAAACCGAGCTTTAGAGGAAGATCTTTGTCTTGATGCGCGTACATACGACCCCGCGCAGCATCGCTTTTGTCTTTATGCTCAAAAAATTGTTAACCTCAAAGATAATGGCGATCGCACTCATTATGAAATACTTCTCCGTTTAATTGGCGAATCAGAAGAAATAATTGTTCCTGGTGCATTTCTTCCTGCTGCGGAGCGTTATGATTTGATGCCAGCGATCGATCGTTGGGTCGTCACTACATTTTTTGCTAGCTATGAAGCTTACTGTCAATCTAGACAAGAGCAAAATTTAAAGCATCCAACTAACGTATACACCATCAATCTTTCGGGAGCGAGTATTAATAATCAAGAGTTTGCTACTTTTCTTCAAGAACAATTTGATTGCTATGCTATTCCACCTGAGACTATTTGCTTTGAAATTACCGAAACAGTAGCGATTTCTAATTTAGGTAAGGCAGTAACTTTAATCAAGCAGTTAAAGAAATTAGGTTGCTCAATTGCTCTAGATGATTTCGGTAGCGGTATGTGTTCTCTGACCTACTTGAAAAATTTACCCGTTGATTATCTAAAAATTGATGGTAGCTTTATTAAGAATATCGCCAATGACCCTGTTGATTATGCGACCGTAGAATGTTTCAATCATATCAGTCAAATCATGAACATCAAAACTATCGCTGAATTTGTAGAAGACGATGTTATTCTGCAAAACTTAAAGCAAATAGGTATTGACTATGCTCAAGGTTATGAAATTGAGAAACCTCAGCCTCTAATCTTCAACTAA
- the pgl gene encoding 6-phosphogluconolactonase has product MNRIVEVLADKTDLIKRSQEILLSRLQAAIEARNQFTIALAGGSTPKPLYESLASQPLPWSKIHFFWGDERYVPASHNDSNQLMTRQALLDRIDIPQGNIHPMDTTVADPLEAAQKHEQDLQEFFGVKQTEMPKFDLILLGMGDDGHTASLFPKTEALSVSDRLITVGNKDGQPRLTFTVPLINQARCVVFLVAGENKRSALKEVFASQGDAQNYPSRLIQPQGELIWLLDRQAAAEL; this is encoded by the coding sequence ATGAATAGAATTGTTGAAGTTTTAGCCGACAAGACTGATTTGATCAAGCGATCGCAAGAAATTCTTTTATCTCGCCTACAAGCAGCTATTGAAGCAAGAAATCAATTTACTATCGCTTTAGCAGGAGGCAGCACCCCAAAACCTCTTTATGAATCTTTAGCTAGTCAGCCTTTACCTTGGTCGAAGATACATTTTTTTTGGGGAGATGAACGCTATGTGCCAGCTAGCCATAATGACAGTAATCAGTTGATGACCCGTCAAGCTTTACTAGACAGAATTGACATTCCCCAGGGCAATATTCACCCTATGGATACTACCGTCGCAGACCCTCTTGAAGCTGCCCAAAAACACGAGCAGGATCTGCAAGAGTTCTTTGGAGTTAAACAGACAGAAATGCCCAAATTTGACCTAATCTTGTTGGGCATGGGAGATGATGGACACACAGCCTCATTGTTCCCCAAAACTGAAGCCTTGTCCGTTAGCGATCGCTTGATTACCGTAGGCAATAAAGATGGTCAGCCTCGTCTTACTTTTACCGTCCCCTTGATTAATCAAGCTCGTTGCGTTGTCTTTTTAGTTGCTGGAGAAAATAAACGTTCTGCTTTAAAAGAAGTATTTGCCTCCCAAGGTGATGCTCAAAATTACCCCTCTCGTTTGATTCAACCCCAAGGAGAACTTATCTGGCTGTTGGATCGTCAAGCAGCAGCCGAACTATAA
- a CDS encoding FHA domain-containing protein, translating into MITCPSCNHQNPEGSLQCENCYTPLPATVGCPNCGASVQTDATFCGQCGFNLQAENPFAEVSLAETSFASEEIPLPEEIPLPEEMPLSAASEDILPETSMRLPIQSPWDEQEEEDMMTIGQTYPVSQIIEPETAVNSESSVPDTKFATEAEYNDSTADEETLSWESNTADLSLDFEQSQVASEPSFEEPPASAPPGVPLESINLNNQAGSSIPKPAQDRESYAASATQLQLQTVSLLHLQSNTKIKLPLDLDVVHIGKPNGQIPPDIDVAGFPDSEIVSRVHADIRIEGDTLYIEDVGSSNGTYINHSSLVRGNRHRLRPGDRISLGKGDLVTFIFQRS; encoded by the coding sequence ATGATTACTTGCCCTAGTTGCAATCATCAAAATCCAGAAGGATCTTTGCAATGCGAAAATTGCTATACTCCTTTGCCCGCTACAGTTGGCTGTCCTAACTGTGGTGCATCCGTACAAACTGATGCTACTTTTTGTGGTCAATGTGGTTTTAATTTACAAGCAGAAAACCCCTTTGCCGAAGTTTCTTTAGCAGAAACATCATTCGCATCAGAAGAAATTCCCCTGCCAGAAGAAATTCCCCTGCCAGAAGAAATGCCTCTATCAGCAGCCAGCGAGGATATTTTACCCGAAACCTCTATGAGATTACCAATCCAAAGCCCTTGGGATGAGCAAGAAGAGGAAGATATGATGACCATTGGACAAACTTACCCAGTATCGCAGATTATAGAGCCAGAGACAGCAGTTAATTCTGAATCTTCTGTACCAGATACAAAATTTGCAACTGAAGCAGAATATAATGATTCAACTGCTGATGAAGAAACTTTATCCTGGGAATCAAATACTGCCGATTTAAGTTTGGATTTTGAGCAGTCCCAAGTAGCTTCAGAACCTTCTTTTGAAGAGCCACCAGCATCAGCACCACCTGGAGTTCCTTTAGAATCAATTAATCTTAATAATCAAGCTGGTTCGTCTATACCTAAACCCGCTCAAGATAGAGAAAGTTATGCAGCAAGTGCAACTCAACTACAGTTACAAACCGTCAGCCTACTTCATTTACAAAGCAATACTAAGATAAAACTGCCTTTAGACTTAGATGTGGTTCATATTGGTAAACCAAACGGTCAAATTCCTCCTGATATAGACGTAGCTGGTTTTCCTGATTCAGAAATAGTATCACGGGTTCATGCTGACATTCGGATTGAAGGAGACACTCTTTATATCGAAGACGTGGGCAGTTCTAATGGAACTTATATAAATCATTCTTCTTTGGTAAGAGGTAATCGCCATCGCCTACGACCAGGCGATCGCATTTCACTAGGAAAAGGAGATTTAGTAACCTTTATCTTTCAACGTAGCTAA
- a CDS encoding DUF6888 family protein, whose product MITAKQALKACILSEFLTSKGLPIRVFRYLEAEKLIRIEAGFRDKQIRIVINENGKAKYI is encoded by the coding sequence ATGATTACAGCAAAACAAGCACTGAAAGCTTGTATTTTGTCCGAATTTCTAACCTCAAAAGGCTTACCAATACGGGTATTTCGATATCTAGAAGCTGAAAAGTTAATTCGGATAGAAGCAGGCTTTAGAGACAAACAAATTAGAATTGTTATTAACGAGAATGGAAAAGCAAAATATATCTAA
- a CDS encoding DUF6887 family protein, which yields MEKQNISKTLENMTVEQLSQYMKDNKDNHEEWQKAYDLFAQKSDWQDAPEGASWEEQKQFVENFVSQVTG from the coding sequence ATGGAAAAGCAAAATATATCTAAAACACTAGAAAACATGACGGTTGAGCAACTCAGCCAATACATGAAAGACAACAAAGACAATCATGAAGAGTGGCAAAAAGCTTATGACCTATTTGCTCAAAAATCTGATTGGCAAGATGCGCCAGAAGGCGCATCCTGGGAGGAACAAAAGCAATTTGTTGAAAATTTTGTTTCTCAAGTAACAGGCTAG
- a CDS encoding lytic transglycosylase domain-containing protein yields MLKSHLRSKKPKRKPAKHRAHFFLKHKRLILLVLISSLGWGFWQVQSSLFSQSRKEQVGSVSPIVNLRSLAPTARANQLKLLSNAEGNGDSAQQIIINRNRARYLLATDLIQQQQGKLALTYLQGLAEDYPLLRPQILFKTAQAYQQNKEEQAAQRTLEDLIENYPRSPITANAISLLDGDRSQHQARLIREFPYHPLAQKLARQGLQQNPDQFKLLLLLAKYSRDADLNKIRERLVLEYSGKLTPEDWEAIANGYWREDEYRRAADAYAFAPDTPRNLYRVARGFHRNGNLDAARLGYQILISEYHDAREAGQALLYLASISSGDEAVVYLEKAIAKFPDVAPEAYRSKAIIHERFGKYKAAAQARDRLLNKYGDSSAAVEYRCKIAQELANKGNKKDAWQWMQPVVKSNLELDFAPQALYQTGIWATDLGKPAAAETVFKKIIGLYPQSYWAWRSAIKLNWQVGDFEQVRSLNPALDLAKTYSPLPTGSKAMQELYLLGQYHDAWLLLQSEIEQHQQLTVNEQFSEGILKLELGQYSAGMQEIWDLTKRDDPQELEQWKALRKTTAYWQGLFPFPYESKIREYAQQEQINPLLVISVMRKESTFDPKIDSAVGAIGLMQIVPPTANWIAKQIQLPNYSLTNPDDNIKIGTWYLKHNHDRYQDNSLLAVASYNAGTSNVNDWLTKYDLNDRDRFIEQIPFPETKDYVEGVFGNYWNYLRLYNPEIRQKVDSLGKN; encoded by the coding sequence ATGTTAAAATCCCACCTGCGCTCGAAAAAACCCAAACGCAAGCCAGCAAAACATCGAGCCCATTTTTTTTTAAAGCACAAAAGACTAATTTTGTTGGTTTTGATTAGCAGTTTAGGCTGGGGGTTTTGGCAGGTTCAAAGCAGTCTGTTTTCCCAGTCGAGAAAAGAACAAGTTGGTTCAGTATCACCTATAGTTAATTTGCGATCGCTTGCTCCTACTGCTAGAGCTAACCAATTAAAACTTTTGAGTAACGCTGAAGGAAATGGCGATTCTGCTCAACAAATAATCATTAACCGTAATCGCGCTCGCTATTTATTAGCTACGGATTTGATTCAACAGCAGCAGGGCAAACTAGCCTTAACTTACCTTCAAGGATTAGCTGAAGATTACCCGTTGTTACGTCCTCAAATATTATTTAAAACCGCCCAGGCTTATCAGCAAAATAAAGAAGAACAAGCTGCCCAAAGAACTTTAGAAGATCTAATCGAAAACTATCCTCGATCGCCGATTACTGCTAATGCTATATCTTTATTAGATGGCGATCGCTCCCAACATCAAGCCCGATTAATTCGGGAATTTCCCTATCATCCCCTAGCTCAAAAGCTGGCTCGTCAGGGTTTGCAGCAAAATCCTGACCAGTTTAAACTGTTGCTGCTGTTGGCAAAATACAGTCGAGATGCCGACTTAAATAAAATTCGCGAGCGCCTTGTCTTAGAATACTCAGGAAAATTAACTCCTGAAGACTGGGAAGCGATCGCCAATGGCTACTGGCGAGAGGATGAATATCGCAGAGCAGCAGACGCTTACGCTTTTGCTCCTGACACACCCCGCAATCTTTATCGTGTAGCTAGAGGATTTCATCGTAACGGTAATCTGGATGCTGCTAGGCTTGGCTATCAAATACTAATTAGTGAATACCATGATGCTAGAGAAGCGGGACAGGCTTTATTATATTTAGCCAGCATTTCTAGTGGTGATGAAGCGGTAGTTTACTTAGAAAAAGCGATCGCCAAATTTCCTGATGTTGCTCCTGAAGCTTATCGTTCTAAGGCAATTATTCATGAACGTTTCGGCAAGTATAAAGCAGCAGCTCAAGCTCGCGATCGGCTATTAAATAAATACGGCGATTCGTCAGCAGCAGTAGAGTATCGCTGCAAAATAGCCCAAGAATTAGCCAATAAAGGCAACAAAAAAGATGCTTGGCAGTGGATGCAGCCTGTTGTTAAATCTAACTTAGAACTAGATTTTGCTCCTCAAGCACTTTATCAAACTGGAATTTGGGCAACCGATCTGGGTAAACCTGCTGCTGCTGAGACAGTCTTTAAAAAGATTATAGGACTATATCCTCAATCCTACTGGGCGTGGCGTTCGGCAATTAAGCTAAATTGGCAGGTGGGAGACTTTGAGCAAGTACGTTCTCTTAATCCTGCCTTAGATTTGGCTAAAACTTACAGCCCTTTGCCAACGGGTTCTAAAGCCATGCAGGAACTGTATTTGTTGGGACAATATCATGATGCTTGGTTACTTTTGCAGTCAGAAATTGAGCAGCATCAACAGCTAACCGTCAATGAGCAGTTTAGCGAAGGGATATTAAAGCTAGAGCTAGGTCAGTATAGCGCAGGAATGCAGGAAATTTGGGATTTAACCAAGCGCGACGATCCCCAAGAATTAGAACAGTGGAAAGCTTTGCGTAAAACAACCGCCTACTGGCAGGGTTTATTTCCTTTTCCCTATGAGTCAAAAATTCGCGAGTATGCTCAACAAGAACAAATTAATCCTTTACTAGTTATTTCAGTAATGCGCAAAGAATCTACTTTTGATCCCAAAATTGATTCGGCAGTCGGGGCAATAGGCTTGATGCAAATCGTGCCACCCACTGCTAATTGGATAGCAAAACAAATACAGTTGCCCAACTATTCTTTAACTAACCCCGATGACAATATTAAGATTGGTACTTGGTATCTCAAACACAATCACGATCGCTATCAAGATAATTCTTTATTAGCAGTAGCTAGCTATAACGCTGGTACTAGTAACGTTAATGATTGGTTGACTAAATACGATCTTAATGATCGCGATCGCTTTATAGAGCAAATCCCCTTCCCCGAAACCAAAGATTATGTAGAAGGAGTATTCGGCAACTACTGGAACTATCTACGCTTGTACAATCCCGAAATACGCCAAAAAGTTGATAGTTTGGGCAAAAATTAA